From Mucilaginibacter inviolabilis, a single genomic window includes:
- a CDS encoding glycosyltransferase: protein METYIHNALFILFQLCFIVQLYYLISNHSRLSRYKPAEELPEVLIPVSVIISARNEAKNLQENLPFILQQNYPDFEVVVINDCSYDSSNDVLDDMQREYPHLKVVTITEHDRFKTGKKFALTLGIKAAKNEYMLFTDADCKPASLNWITRMAVNFSTKAQIILGYSPYYKTRNFLNPFVRFETIKTAINYLSSALNGDPYMGIGRNLGYTKTLFFSQKGFASHMHVISGDDDLFVNQHATADNTIIEIHPETFTYTSAKTTLSSWYRQKKRHMGVGKLYKNKHRRMLSFDAMSGFLFYILLIIALVFKYEPWLALGLFAFRLILQFVIYSKIFKKLDGKDLIWYLPFFDIIYYMYLNVFGLIGTFLKTTQWK, encoded by the coding sequence TTGGAAACTTATATACATAACGCGCTCTTCATTCTTTTTCAGCTGTGTTTTATCGTTCAGCTGTATTACCTGATAAGTAACCATAGCCGCCTTTCCCGGTATAAACCCGCGGAAGAATTACCGGAGGTATTGATACCTGTTTCGGTAATTATAAGCGCGCGCAACGAAGCCAAAAATTTGCAGGAAAACCTACCTTTTATACTGCAGCAAAACTATCCCGATTTTGAGGTGGTAGTGATTAATGATTGTTCATATGATTCATCAAATGATGTTTTGGATGATATGCAACGCGAATACCCGCATTTAAAGGTGGTTACCATAACCGAACATGACCGCTTTAAAACCGGGAAAAAATTTGCCCTTACCCTGGGAATAAAGGCCGCGAAAAATGAATACATGCTGTTTACAGATGCCGATTGCAAACCGGCTTCGCTAAACTGGATAACGCGTATGGCGGTTAATTTTAGTACTAAAGCTCAAATTATTTTAGGTTATTCACCTTATTATAAAACCCGTAACTTCTTGAATCCGTTTGTACGTTTTGAGACTATAAAAACGGCCATAAACTATTTGTCCAGTGCACTTAATGGAGACCCATATATGGGTATTGGTCGTAATTTGGGGTATACCAAAACGTTATTTTTTAGTCAAAAAGGCTTTGCTTCGCATATGCATGTGATATCCGGTGATGATGATCTGTTCGTAAACCAGCATGCTACCGCCGATAATACCATTATTGAAATACACCCAGAAACGTTTACTTATACCAGCGCAAAAACAACTTTATCCTCCTGGTACAGACAAAAAAAACGACATATGGGGGTTGGTAAATTGTATAAAAATAAACACAGGCGAATGCTCAGCTTTGACGCTATGAGTGGTTTTTTATTTTATATTTTGCTCATAATAGCACTCGTTTTTAAATATGAACCCTGGCTGGCATTAGGTTTGTTTGCTTTCAGGCTGATATTACAGTTTGTTATATACAGTAAGATATTTAAAAAGCTCGACGGTAAAGATTTGATATGGTATTTGCCATTTTTTGATATTATATATTATATGTACTTAAATGTTTTTGGGCTGATCGGGACATTTTTAAAAACAACCCAATGGAAATAA
- a CDS encoding RNA polymerase sigma factor codes for MEINANFTDNAKNDFHLVVRAREGDQKAYADLMHRYKDSIYFMVLKMVNNKEDAMDLTVETFAKAFEKLDKYQPDYAFSTWLFRVATNNCIDFIRKKKLNTQSIHGMTDDDGDEKPLQIRADVLNPEETSIKKQQTQELKLLIESLPHRYRNLITLRYFDELSYEEIAQQLDLPLGTVKAQLFRARYLLGNIINRFNRDDI; via the coding sequence ATGGAAATAAACGCCAATTTTACCGATAATGCAAAGAATGACTTTCACCTGGTAGTAAGGGCTCGTGAAGGGGATCAAAAGGCCTATGCCGATCTGATGCACAGGTATAAAGATTCTATTTATTTTATGGTTTTAAAAATGGTTAACAACAAGGAAGATGCGATGGATCTTACTGTTGAAACTTTTGCCAAAGCCTTTGAAAAACTGGATAAATACCAACCCGATTATGCTTTTAGTACCTGGCTGTTTAGGGTGGCTACTAATAATTGTATCGATTTTATCCGTAAAAAGAAGCTCAATACCCAATCTATTCATGGAATGACCGATGATGACGGGGACGAAAAACCATTACAAATAAGGGCAGATGTTTTGAATCCCGAAGAAACATCAATCAAAAAACAACAAACACAGGAGCTTAAATTATTGATTGAAAGCTTACCTCACCGGTACAGAAACCTGATTACGCTACGCTATTTTGATGAGTTATCATATGAAGAAATAGCCCAGCAGCTTGATTTGCCATTGGGTACAGTTAAGGCACAATTGTTTAGAGCCAGATATTTACTGGGTAATATCATTAATCGTTTTAACAGGGATGACATCTGA
- the rsmG gene encoding 16S rRNA (guanine(527)-N(7))-methyltransferase RsmG: protein MTSDIIFKYFPDLTVKQRSQIEQLPELYNLWNSQINVISRKDIDLLYERHVLHSIGIAQVMSFLPGESVLDVGTGGGFPGIPLAILFPETRFHLVDSIGKKIKVVQEVAKALGLTNVKASHLRAEQLDEKFDFVVSRAVTQLKDFYPWVRGKFSKDSKNTLPNGILYLKGGDLEQEIKESGLKVQQYHLKDYFSEEFFETKQVIYVKG from the coding sequence ATGACATCTGATATCATATTTAAATACTTTCCGGATCTGACCGTAAAACAGCGTTCTCAAATTGAACAATTGCCTGAGTTGTATAACTTATGGAACAGTCAAATCAATGTGATTTCCCGCAAAGATATCGACCTTTTGTATGAGCGTCATGTGCTTCACTCTATTGGAATTGCTCAAGTAATGTCCTTTTTACCGGGTGAAAGTGTGCTGGATGTAGGTACGGGAGGTGGTTTTCCGGGTATTCCGCTGGCCATTTTATTTCCGGAAACCCGGTTCCATTTGGTTGATTCTATCGGTAAAAAAATAAAAGTAGTACAGGAAGTAGCTAAAGCTTTAGGCTTAACTAATGTAAAAGCCTCCCATCTTAGGGCCGAACAGCTGGATGAAAAGTTTGATTTTGTGGTATCGAGGGCGGTTACCCAACTCAAAGATTTTTATCCCTGGGTACGCGGTAAGTTCAGTAAGGACTCCAAAAATACTTTACCTAACGGAATTTTGTATCTAAAGGGCGGCGATCTGGAGCAGGAAATAAAAGAATCTGGCCTGAAAGTGCAACAATATCACCTTAAAGACTATTTCTCAGAAGAGTTTTTTGAAACCAAGCAGGTGATCTACGTGAAGGGATAG
- a CDS encoding M56 family metallopeptidase — protein MNWLHYLLEANIYLAVFYAGYCLFLNRETYYTLNRIYLLLSCLISFLLPLVQVGILKPTVHETINAGYLTSPTNQDISIQYILFYTYLLGSTILLGLLLFKVFKLVKITQTTSKTTDNRYKIVVLEDSNTAFSFFNYLFIGSKTAGTNTIIRHEMVHIRQKHTLDVLFLEFIKIINWFNPIVYLLQNSLKTVHEYIADEQTAAFESDILAYSSFLVNNAYGLSGSSIAPSFFNYNLLKKRIIMLNQKRSGNLARLKYLVAVPICAGALCASTLGFSKTYALVDLVPQHLDTIIKAKRGKVPPPPPTPPAKKSQITVVKFPPPKVKVTKPQPPPPPPPVPPTKKNKAAAIKFMPPKIVKDPPAPSKPVEEIQIDESPVVSKAPPKVVKDVKDRPAKIGVTIRTKSDTLNNHK, from the coding sequence ATGAACTGGCTGCATTATCTGCTCGAAGCAAACATCTATCTTGCTGTGTTTTATGCCGGATATTGCCTGTTTTTAAATAGGGAGACCTATTATACACTAAACAGGATTTACCTTTTACTCAGTTGCCTTATATCCTTTCTGTTACCACTTGTACAGGTGGGAATTTTAAAACCAACCGTGCATGAAACAATAAACGCAGGATATCTTACATCGCCCACAAACCAAGATATCAGTATACAATATATCCTCTTTTATACTTACTTGTTAGGAAGCACGATATTGCTTGGCCTATTGTTATTTAAGGTGTTCAAATTGGTAAAAATCACCCAAACTACCAGCAAAACGACTGACAATAGATACAAAATTGTAGTGCTTGAAGACTCTAATACGGCATTCTCTTTCTTCAATTACCTATTTATCGGCTCAAAAACAGCGGGCACCAATACCATTATCCGGCACGAAATGGTACACATTCGCCAAAAACACACTTTAGATGTGCTATTCCTGGAGTTTATCAAGATCATTAACTGGTTTAATCCTATTGTTTACCTGCTGCAAAACAGCCTTAAAACTGTGCATGAATACATCGCCGATGAGCAAACCGCCGCCTTTGAAAGCGACATCCTGGCCTATTCTTCGTTTTTGGTAAACAATGCGTACGGCCTTAGTGGCTCATCGATTGCACCTTCGTTTTTCAATTATAACTTACTAAAAAAGAGGATAATTATGTTAAATCAAAAACGCTCAGGGAATTTAGCCAGGCTAAAATACCTTGTAGCTGTACCCATTTGTGCCGGCGCCCTTTGTGCCTCCACGCTGGGTTTCAGTAAAACTTATGCACTGGTTGATCTGGTGCCGCAACACCTAGACACTATTATTAAGGCAAAACGCGGGAAGGTTCCGCCACCGCCGCCAACCCCTCCTGCAAAAAAATCCCAGATAACCGTTGTGAAATTTCCACCGCCAAAGGTAAAGGTAACAAAGCCTCAGCCTCCTCCGCCACCCCCGCCTGTACCACCAACCAAAAAAAATAAGGCAGCTGCTATAAAATTTATGCCACCTAAAATTGTAAAAGATCCTCCAGCACCTTCAAAACCGGTGGAAGAAATACAAATAGATGAGTCGCCAGTTGTTTCAAAAGCCCCTCCAAAAGTAGTCAAAGATGTTAAGGATAGACCGGCTAAAATCGGGGTGACAATTAGGACAAAATCTGACACATTGAATAATCATAAATAA
- a CDS encoding BlaI/MecI/CopY family transcriptional regulator, giving the protein MNLKELTKAEEQIMQILWQLKEAIVKDIIEQMPDPKPAYNTVSTVVRVLEGKGFIDHKAYGNSHVYYPLITDDQYKKFTFDKMMKNYFSNSYQSLVSFIVDEKKLGVKELDELTSLIDQLKTKKS; this is encoded by the coding sequence ATGAACTTAAAAGAATTAACCAAGGCCGAAGAGCAAATAATGCAAATACTTTGGCAACTTAAAGAGGCTATTGTAAAAGATATTATTGAACAAATGCCCGATCCAAAACCGGCTTATAACACAGTATCGACCGTGGTGCGAGTGTTGGAAGGTAAGGGTTTTATTGACCATAAGGCATATGGTAATTCGCATGTTTACTACCCGCTCATTACTGACGATCAGTACAAAAAGTTCACATTTGATAAGATGATGAAAAACTATTTCAGCAATTCTTATCAAAGCCTGGTATCGTTTATTGTTGATGAAAAAAAGCTAGGCGTAAAAGAATTAGATGAATTAACCTCCTTAATTGATCAGCTTAAAACCAAAAAATCATGA
- the dprA gene encoding DNA-processing protein DprA: MSLLHRVALSFVKNLGPVSAKSLIAYLGSEEEVFRSSTVKMTRIPGIGDKKVAQWDFDDALRKAEKELLYIEKHHIDPIFYTDSRYPKRLKNCGDSPILLYARGNMDLNPKHVISIVGTRNATDYGRLLCKQLIEELQQYNILIVSGLALGIDVAAHKECLKHNIPTVGVLGHGLDRLYPSQNRATADKMLENGGLLSEYPSGTIPDRENFPQRNRIVAGIADATVVVEAGIKGGALITAEIANSYNRDVFAFPGRLDDKYSEGCNFLIRNNKAGLLTCVADLAFSLGWEKADKAKPVDQFILPIDLSKDERLIFDILQQHPSPLAIDDLTIKANMPMSMLAMNLLNMEMQGYIQSLPGKTYKVS; this comes from the coding sequence ATGTCATTACTACATAGAGTTGCGTTATCGTTTGTTAAAAACTTAGGTCCTGTATCGGCTAAATCATTGATTGCTTATTTGGGTTCTGAGGAAGAGGTATTCAGATCTTCCACGGTAAAAATGACCAGGATACCCGGCATCGGTGATAAAAAAGTGGCTCAATGGGACTTTGATGATGCCCTTAGAAAAGCCGAAAAGGAGTTGTTATATATTGAAAAACATCATATAGACCCCATATTTTACACAGATAGCAGGTACCCGAAACGGTTAAAGAATTGCGGTGACTCACCTATACTATTGTATGCAAGGGGCAATATGGATCTGAACCCGAAGCATGTGATCAGTATTGTTGGTACCCGCAACGCTACCGATTATGGTCGGTTATTATGTAAACAGTTGATTGAAGAATTGCAACAGTATAATATTTTAATAGTAAGCGGCTTAGCTTTAGGTATTGATGTAGCTGCCCACAAAGAATGTCTGAAGCACAATATACCCACAGTTGGTGTATTAGGACATGGGCTCGATAGGTTGTATCCCAGTCAAAATAGGGCCACGGCCGATAAAATGCTGGAAAACGGTGGTTTGCTGAGTGAATATCCATCGGGAACGATACCCGATCGGGAGAATTTTCCTCAGCGTAACCGTATCGTAGCCGGCATTGCCGATGCTACTGTGGTGGTGGAAGCCGGTATAAAAGGAGGGGCACTGATCACTGCCGAAATTGCTAATTCCTATAACCGTGATGTATTTGCTTTCCCCGGTCGTTTGGATGATAAATATTCTGAAGGATGTAACTTCCTGATACGTAATAATAAAGCAGGCTTATTGACTTGTGTTGCCGATCTGGCCTTTAGTTTGGGTTGGGAAAAAGCTGATAAGGCTAAGCCGGTTGATCAGTTTATTTTGCCTATTGACCTTTCGAAAGATGAACGTTTGATATTTGATATTTTACAACAGCACCCATCGCCTTTAGCTATTGATGATTTAACTATAAAAGCTAATATGCCTATGAGCATGCTGGCGATGAATCTGCTCAATATGGAAATGCAGGGTTATATTCAGTCATTACCGGGGAAAACTTATAAAGTGAGCTAG
- a CDS encoding SixA phosphatase family protein produces MKKLILIRHAKATHESGYADFDRPLKQSGMQDALMMADVLKDRAIVPEIVVTSPALRTLTTAQIFTEHLQLPPSQTNMKIYEASENTLVNVINNLPNEYGYIGLVGHNPGISQLLHYLTGQLRDVPTCAMALISFDNDDWRSISNEDGHLSFYDSPKG; encoded by the coding sequence ATGAAGAAGCTAATTTTAATTCGCCATGCCAAGGCAACTCATGAAAGCGGTTATGCCGATTTTGACCGTCCCTTAAAACAATCCGGGATGCAGGATGCGTTAATGATGGCCGACGTTTTAAAAGATCGGGCTATTGTTCCGGAAATAGTAGTAACAAGCCCTGCTTTACGTACGCTGACTACGGCTCAAATATTTACAGAGCACCTGCAATTGCCACCCTCACAAACCAATATGAAAATATATGAGGCCAGCGAAAATACTCTGGTAAACGTGATCAACAACCTGCCTAATGAGTATGGATATATTGGCCTGGTTGGTCATAATCCGGGTATAAGTCAGCTACTACATTACCTCACGGGTCAGCTGCGTGATGTACCCACCTGCGCCATGGCATTGATTAGTTTTGATAATGATGATTGGCGTTCTATCAGTAATGAAGATGGGCATTTATCCTTTTATGATTCACCAAAGGGATAG
- a CDS encoding glycosyltransferase family 9 protein has product MKILVIRFSSMGDIIYTTPVVRCLKKQIPGAEIHFLTKPAFQYIYDNNPYLDKLLLLKPALSATIDEIKAEGYDYIIDLHNNLRTAIIKLRTGIRSSTYKKQPVKKWLSLKFRLKLIPPTHLVNRYLKAVKFLGVINDGQPIDYYIKADHQLNKLLPESHQTGYVAFVIGATHFTKRMPNDKIINICRQLNNPVVLLGGNDVKANGDIIAGEIGTKVYNACGITSLDESVFLVSEAKSIIGFDTGLTHIAEAFNRPIVSVWGGTEPDLLGVQPYMVKDVLVAGIELSCRPCSKFGLEKCPLGHFKCMNDMPEDDIVQFTNK; this is encoded by the coding sequence ATGAAGATACTGGTGATCCGCTTTAGTTCTATGGGGGATATTATTTATACCACACCGGTTGTGCGTTGTCTCAAAAAGCAAATTCCTGGCGCTGAAATTCATTTTTTAACCAAACCTGCTTTCCAGTACATTTATGATAACAACCCGTATTTGGATAAATTACTGTTATTAAAGCCTGCATTATCAGCAACTATCGATGAAATAAAAGCCGAAGGATATGATTATATCATAGATCTTCACAATAATCTGCGTACCGCCATTATCAAATTGCGCACAGGTATCCGGTCATCAACTTATAAAAAACAGCCTGTAAAAAAATGGCTCAGCCTTAAATTCAGGTTAAAACTAATCCCTCCCACTCACCTGGTGAATCGATATCTTAAAGCGGTTAAATTTTTAGGCGTGATTAATGACGGACAACCTATTGATTACTATATTAAGGCTGATCATCAGTTAAACAAACTGTTACCGGAATCGCATCAGACCGGATACGTGGCTTTTGTAATCGGCGCCACACACTTTACCAAACGTATGCCCAATGATAAGATCATCAATATTTGCCGGCAACTAAATAACCCTGTGGTATTATTGGGAGGTAATGATGTAAAAGCTAATGGTGACATCATAGCCGGCGAAATCGGCACAAAAGTTTATAATGCCTGCGGCATTACCTCACTTGATGAATCAGTTTTCCTGGTATCTGAAGCTAAAAGTATCATCGGTTTTGATACGGGACTTACGCATATTGCCGAAGCATTTAACAGGCCCATCGTATCTGTTTGGGGAGGCACAGAACCCGATCTTTTGGGAGTACAACCTTATATGGTTAAAGATGTACTGGTTGCCGGCATTGAATTATCCTGCCGTCCATGCTCCAAATTCGGGTTAGAAAAATGCCCCTTAGGACACTTTAAGTGCATGAATGATATGCCCGAAGATGACATTGTTCAGTTCACAAACAAGTAA
- a CDS encoding DNA polymerase/3'-5' exonuclease PolX: MENKPVARTLRLLSQLMELHEGNPFKIKSVANAAFKVDKLPFPIAGKTLEQLEKVDGIGKSIASKIIELFETGTIAEMQELLDNTPAGVVEMMGIKGIGPKKVAIIWKELGIENTGELYYACNENRLIEAKGFGFKTQEEIRKAIEFRMASNGKFLFAQVEQEANELMDEIKAIFPDALKHFAGEFRRLNEIITEIVIVIGSINHEIAYNALLGSKILNNVSLNENHIAGELQNGLLVDIICVDKADYFKELFINTGTDDHVQAVLERINVPLEQPESEEIIYTKAGLAWIQPELREGSIFIEKAEKNELPTLIITHDLKGSLHNHSTWSDGVNTVEEMALYCRDNLKLEYLGMCDHSKSAFYAKGLSIEQVLQQQEEIDHLNKKLDGFHIFKGIESDILYDGSLDYPDEILQKFDFIVASVHSILKMDEEKATSRLITAIENPYTTILGHPTGRLLLSRGGYPINYKKVIDACAANNVVIEINANPLRLDLDWRWHQYALEKGVWLSINPDAHRVEGFLDMRFGVLAARKGGLYKEMCLNALSLPEITKVFEKKRATVK, translated from the coding sequence ATGGAAAACAAACCCGTAGCCCGCACGCTTCGTTTACTATCGCAACTCATGGAACTGCATGAGGGTAATCCATTTAAAATAAAATCGGTAGCCAATGCCGCCTTTAAAGTTGATAAGCTGCCTTTCCCTATTGCCGGTAAAACACTGGAGCAACTGGAAAAAGTAGATGGTATAGGCAAAAGCATTGCATCCAAGATCATTGAACTGTTTGAAACCGGCACTATTGCCGAAATGCAGGAATTACTGGATAATACGCCTGCAGGGGTGGTTGAAATGATGGGCATTAAGGGTATAGGCCCAAAAAAAGTGGCCATTATCTGGAAAGAATTAGGCATTGAAAATACCGGCGAACTCTATTATGCCTGTAATGAAAATCGCCTGATAGAAGCAAAGGGCTTTGGTTTTAAAACCCAGGAAGAAATACGTAAAGCCATCGAATTCAGGATGGCCAGTAACGGCAAATTCCTGTTTGCCCAGGTAGAACAGGAAGCCAATGAGTTAATGGATGAGATAAAAGCCATTTTTCCAGATGCGCTGAAACATTTTGCGGGCGAATTTCGCCGGTTAAATGAAATCATTACCGAAATCGTGATTGTTATTGGTAGTATAAACCACGAGATAGCCTATAATGCCCTGCTTGGTTCAAAAATCCTGAATAATGTTTCCTTGAATGAAAACCACATAGCGGGCGAACTGCAAAATGGCCTATTAGTTGATATTATCTGTGTTGACAAAGCTGATTATTTTAAAGAATTATTCATCAATACAGGTACCGATGATCATGTTCAGGCCGTGTTAGAGCGCATTAACGTACCGCTGGAACAACCCGAATCTGAAGAGATTATTTATACCAAAGCCGGTTTAGCCTGGATACAGCCCGAACTGCGTGAGGGTAGTATCTTTATTGAAAAAGCCGAGAAAAATGAGTTGCCTACACTGATCATTACACATGATTTGAAAGGCAGCCTGCACAATCACAGTACCTGGAGCGACGGGGTAAATACTGTGGAGGAGATGGCATTGTATTGCCGCGACAACTTAAAACTGGAATACCTGGGCATGTGCGACCATAGCAAAAGCGCGTTTTATGCCAAAGGATTGAGTATTGAGCAAGTTTTACAACAGCAAGAAGAGATTGACCATTTGAATAAAAAGCTTGATGGCTTCCATATATTTAAAGGTATTGAGTCGGACATTTTGTATGATGGCTCGCTTGACTATCCGGACGAAATACTTCAAAAATTTGATTTTATAGTAGCATCCGTTCACTCCATACTCAAAATGGACGAGGAAAAAGCCACCTCAAGATTGATAACGGCTATTGAAAATCCATATACCACTATATTGGGTCACCCTACCGGCCGCTTATTATTAAGCCGTGGTGGATATCCTATCAACTATAAAAAAGTGATCGATGCCTGTGCGGCCAACAATGTGGTGATCGAAATTAATGCCAATCCACTAAGGCTCGACCTCGACTGGCGCTGGCACCAATATGCTTTGGAAAAAGGTGTCTGGCTGTCCATCAACCCCGATGCTCACCGTGTGGAGGGTTTCTTAGATATGCGCTTCGGTGTTTTAGCTGCACGCAAAGGTGGTTTGTATAAAGAAATGTGCCTCAACGCTCTATCATTACCAGAGATCACCAAGGTATTTGAAAAGAAGAGAGCGACAGTAAAATAG
- the sppA gene encoding signal peptide peptidase SppA: protein MKQFFKFVLATIVGVVLITVVLVLVVIGIISASGDKTIEVEPNSVLHIAFTNPITERTPNNPLAGLGILGLDKDKSTGLNDILANIKKAKTDNNIKGIYLDESYMVSGQATTEEIRNALIDFKKSGKFIVAYSEIYTQGFYYLASVADKVYMNPKGIFELKGFNSQVTFLKGALDKLGIEVQIIKVGTFKSAVEPLFLTKMSDANRLQVTSYLGSLYDHFLTGISKSRGINKDSLFNYANDGRVQQPEDAVKLKLIDGLKYKDEILDDLKTRTGTPSKNDLNSVELADYTKSNADGDNKDDSSSKNRIAVVYASGEISGGEGDDNTIGSERISKALRKVRLDNKVKAVVLRVNSPGGSSLASDVIWREVMLTKKVKPIIVSMGDLAASGGYYISCAADSIIAQPNTITGSIGIFAILPNMQKLFNDKLGVTFDGVKTGKYADLGDISRPLTPEEKLILQNNVNRGYDDFTKAVAEGRHKTQAYINSIGQGRVWTGEQALKNGLVDRLGNINDAIASAAKKANIKNYNLVAYPEQKSFFNQLSGDVTAEARCRILQSELGDNYKVYEQIKSVTQMMRTPQARMPYSIEIK, encoded by the coding sequence ATGAAACAATTCTTCAAATTCGTTCTGGCCACCATTGTTGGTGTAGTTTTAATCACCGTTGTTTTGGTTTTAGTTGTGATAGGGATAATTTCGGCCAGTGGCGATAAAACAATTGAAGTTGAGCCCAATTCAGTATTGCACATAGCTTTTACAAATCCTATTACCGAACGCACACCCAATAATCCACTGGCTGGCTTAGGAATTTTAGGATTGGATAAAGATAAATCAACCGGGCTAAATGATATACTGGCCAACATAAAAAAGGCAAAAACCGATAATAACATCAAAGGCATATATCTGGATGAGAGCTACATGGTATCAGGCCAGGCTACTACCGAAGAGATCCGCAATGCCTTAATCGATTTTAAAAAATCAGGGAAGTTCATCGTAGCATATTCAGAAATATATACCCAGGGATTTTATTACCTGGCATCAGTTGCCGATAAAGTTTATATGAACCCTAAAGGCATCTTTGAGCTTAAGGGTTTTAATTCACAGGTTACTTTTTTAAAGGGAGCGCTTGATAAATTAGGTATCGAAGTGCAGATCATTAAAGTGGGTACTTTCAAAAGCGCTGTTGAACCCTTGTTTCTTACCAAAATGAGCGATGCCAACCGTTTACAGGTTACCTCCTACCTGGGGTCGTTATATGATCATTTTTTAACAGGTATCAGTAAAAGCCGGGGTATCAACAAAGATTCTTTATTTAATTATGCCAATGATGGCCGGGTACAACAACCCGAAGATGCTGTTAAGTTAAAGCTGATTGACGGCTTAAAATATAAAGATGAAATACTGGATGATTTAAAAACACGCACAGGAACCCCAAGTAAAAACGACCTGAACAGTGTTGAACTTGCCGATTATACCAAGAGCAATGCTGATGGTGATAACAAAGATGATTCATCGTCAAAAAATCGTATAGCCGTTGTTTATGCCTCGGGCGAAATTTCTGGTGGTGAAGGCGATGACAATACCATCGGATCAGAAAGAATATCAAAAGCCCTGCGTAAAGTAAGGCTCGATAATAAAGTAAAAGCGGTGGTACTTCGTGTAAACTCTCCCGGCGGAAGTTCGCTGGCTTCAGACGTGATCTGGCGTGAGGTTATGCTAACCAAAAAAGTAAAACCTATCATCGTTTCGATGGGCGATTTAGCGGCATCCGGAGGCTATTATATTTCATGTGCTGCCGATTCTATCATCGCTCAACCCAATACCATCACCGGTTCAATAGGTATTTTTGCCATTTTGCCTAACATGCAAAAGCTTTTTAACGATAAACTGGGCGTTACCTTTGATGGCGTAAAAACCGGGAAATATGCTGATCTGGGTGATATTAGTCGCCCATTAACTCCCGAAGAAAAACTAATACTTCAAAATAACGTAAACCGGGGCTATGACGACTTTACCAAAGCCGTTGCCGAGGGTCGCCACAAAACCCAGGCCTACATTAACAGCATTGGCCAAGGCCGTGTTTGGACAGGCGAACAAGCTTTAAAAAACGGACTGGTTGACCGCCTGGGCAATATTAACGATGCCATAGCCTCTGCCGCTAAAAAGGCCAATATTAAAAACTACAACCTGGTAGCCTATCCCGAGCAAAAAAGCTTCTTTAACCAACTCAGCGGTGATGTAACCGCAGAGGCGCGCTGCCGGATATTACAATCGGAACTGGGTGATAATTACAAAGTTTACGAGCAAATTAAAAGCGTTACCCAAATGATGCGAACCCCACAAGCCCGCATGCCTTACAGTATAGAAATTAAATAA
- the folK gene encoding 2-amino-4-hydroxy-6-hydroxymethyldihydropteridine diphosphokinase, whose protein sequence is MNDIFLLLGSNLGDRKLFLKQAIDYIEADIAPVVQLSSVFETQSWGKTDAPDYLNQVVHLHTLLPARVLLEKILAIEILLGRERKEKWGSRTIDIDILFYGDEFIEEPDLKVPHPELHKRRFTLEPLAEIAAAFVHPVLHKNILQLKNELTDNLIVKKV, encoded by the coding sequence ATGAATGACATTTTTTTGCTTTTAGGCAGTAACCTTGGCGATAGGAAATTGTTTCTGAAACAGGCAATTGACTATATTGAAGCTGATATTGCCCCTGTTGTACAGCTATCATCGGTATTTGAAACTCAATCATGGGGAAAAACCGATGCTCCCGATTACCTGAACCAGGTAGTACACCTGCATACCTTGTTACCGGCAAGGGTATTATTGGAGAAAATACTGGCCATAGAAATTTTGCTGGGGCGTGAGCGTAAAGAAAAGTGGGGTTCGCGCACTATTGACATTGATATTTTGTTTTACGGCGATGAATTTATTGAGGAACCAGACTTGAAAGTTCCCCACCCCGAGCTCCATAAACGAAGGTTTACGTTGGAGCCTTTGGCCGAAATAGCAGCTGCTTTTGTTCATCCAGTGCTACATAAGAATATTTTGCAGCTTAAAAATGAACTTACAGACAACTTGATTGTAAAAAAAGTATAA